A window from Dehalobacter sp. DCA encodes these proteins:
- a CDS encoding RelA/SpoT family protein, translated as MNFQQLKETLISNNAQYNLEKIEEAYEYAELAHRGQLRNSGEKYIYHPLEVASILAELEMDDSTIIAALLHDVAEDTNRTLGDIRKNFGDEVAGLVDGVTKLGKISYKSKVEVQVENLRKMFLAMAKDIRVILIKLADRLHNMRTLKYQSESKQKEIAQETIEIYAPLANRLGIFRIKWELEDLAFRYLHSQEYYDLVEGISLKRKERQEQIDEVIEQLKIRLDEVGIEADIAGRPKHFFSIYKKMLDQNKDLSEIFDLTAVRVIVKTVNDCYGALGVIHTLWKPIPGRFKDYIAMPKPNMYQSLHTTLIGNHGDPFEIQIRTWEMHRTAEYGIAAHWKYKEGKKIESNFEQKLSWIRQLLEVQHDSKDDAGEFMESLKIDLFADTVFVFTPKGDVVELPADSCPIDFAYRVHTDVGHSCIGAKINGRIVPLDTKLKNGDIVEILTTKTPTGPSRDWVCLVKTSQAKNRIRQWFKKEKREENIIRGREGLEREARKLGLEPSTALKSENMIKLAKSFSFNNIDDLYAAMGDGAITFKKALGRLKEEILKEELKTPLLPIQAEHKHLVKHSQGVSVKGVNNILIRFSRCCNPLPGDSIIGYITRGRGVSIHRADCSELVGLTAEEQERIVEVEWEAAVESIYPVDIEIIGLDRVGLVSDIMNVITETRTHMLGMSARVGKDRVSHIRLRIEVKNLDHLNFVLNKFRKVKDVTVVERIQGGGNN; from the coding sequence ATGAATTTTCAACAACTGAAGGAAACATTGATTTCCAATAACGCGCAATACAACCTTGAAAAAATTGAAGAGGCCTATGAATATGCGGAACTTGCCCATCGCGGCCAACTCCGCAATTCCGGAGAAAAGTATATCTATCATCCGCTGGAAGTCGCCTCGATTCTTGCCGAATTGGAGATGGACGATTCGACGATCATTGCTGCGTTGCTTCATGATGTCGCTGAAGATACGAACAGAACGCTTGGAGATATCCGTAAGAATTTTGGCGATGAAGTTGCGGGGCTCGTCGATGGGGTAACCAAACTCGGCAAAATTTCGTACAAGAGCAAGGTTGAAGTTCAGGTTGAAAACTTAAGGAAAATGTTTCTGGCGATGGCCAAGGATATTCGGGTTATTTTAATCAAGCTGGCTGACCGCCTGCACAATATGCGGACCCTGAAATATCAGTCTGAATCTAAACAAAAGGAAATTGCGCAGGAGACGATCGAGATCTATGCGCCCTTAGCCAATAGGCTCGGGATATTCCGGATCAAGTGGGAGCTGGAAGATCTCGCTTTTCGCTATTTGCATTCGCAGGAATACTACGATTTAGTTGAAGGTATTTCTTTGAAGAGAAAAGAAAGACAGGAACAGATCGATGAGGTGATCGAACAGCTTAAAATCAGGCTCGATGAAGTCGGAATTGAAGCCGATATTGCCGGCCGTCCGAAGCATTTCTTTAGTATCTATAAAAAGATGCTCGATCAGAACAAAGATCTGAGTGAAATATTTGATTTGACGGCAGTCCGGGTCATTGTCAAAACCGTCAATGACTGCTACGGAGCACTGGGGGTTATTCACACCCTATGGAAGCCTATTCCCGGAAGGTTTAAAGATTATATTGCGATGCCGAAACCGAATATGTACCAGTCCCTGCATACGACATTAATCGGAAACCACGGGGACCCGTTTGAAATCCAGATCCGGACCTGGGAAATGCACCGGACGGCTGAATACGGGATTGCTGCCCACTGGAAATACAAAGAAGGCAAAAAAATTGAGAGTAATTTCGAACAGAAACTATCCTGGATTCGCCAGCTCCTGGAGGTACAGCATGACTCTAAGGATGATGCCGGCGAATTTATGGAATCGCTGAAAATAGACTTGTTTGCGGATACTGTATTTGTATTTACACCCAAAGGCGATGTCGTTGAATTGCCTGCCGATTCCTGTCCGATTGATTTTGCGTACCGGGTTCATACGGATGTCGGACATAGCTGTATCGGTGCTAAAATCAACGGAAGAATCGTTCCACTTGACACCAAATTGAAAAACGGGGATATTGTTGAGATTCTGACAACCAAGACACCCACCGGACCGAGTAGAGACTGGGTTTGTCTTGTAAAGACCTCTCAGGCCAAAAACAGGATCCGCCAGTGGTTTAAGAAAGAAAAAAGAGAAGAGAATATTATCAGAGGACGTGAAGGCCTCGAGCGTGAAGCCAGGAAACTTGGTCTTGAACCGTCAACAGCCTTAAAATCAGAAAACATGATCAAATTAGCCAAGAGCTTCAGTTTTAACAACATTGATGATCTATATGCAGCAATGGGTGATGGTGCGATTACTTTTAAAAAGGCCCTGGGCCGTTTGAAGGAAGAAATCCTGAAAGAAGAGCTGAAAACACCGCTTCTCCCGATTCAGGCAGAACACAAGCACCTGGTGAAGCATTCCCAGGGAGTATCGGTCAAGGGGGTAAACAATATCCTGATCCGGTTTTCCCGGTGCTGCAATCCGCTTCCCGGAGATTCGATCATCGGCTATATAACGAGAGGCCGCGGCGTATCAATCCACAGGGCGGACTGCTCGGAGCTCGTTGGCCTTACGGCAGAAGAGCAGGAGCGGATCGTTGAGGTTGAATGGGAAGCCGCTGTCGAGTCAATCTATCCTGTAGACATCGAGATTATCGGTCTGGATCGCGTGGGTTTGGTCAGCGACATCATGAACGTGATCACCGAAACACGGACCCATATGCTCGGAATGAGTGCCCGGGTAGGCAAAGACCGCGTCTCCCATATCCGTCTGAGAATCGAAGTGAAAAACCTCGACCATTTAAACTTTGTTCTTAACAAGTTCCGCAAAGTCAAAGATGTTACCGTGGTCGAAAGGATTCAGGGCGGAGGAAATAATTAA
- a CDS encoding DUF4153 domain-containing protein, which translates to MNAFTRSIVQVFRGSAKAFQTFPAAIACAFGFAVVTLIRIQLDWPQQEPYNFLFNCLHWAFAMGAVFSLTVITAAQSRINQKKAFLAANLLGVMAAAVTFLALYQFGGTTPEGSHYAVVTVLAAARVSMAMLVSFLVFIILAGYPKDQSDFSRSLFMTQKTFFIAIIYGAVIMGGASGVAGAVQALLYHGMSSKVYMVIGTLTGFLVFTIFVGYFPDFRKGEVDEHREVAQKQPRFIEILFGSIMIPIILALTAVLLLWAGKTTMSGIGASSFVQLSGIASAYTIGGIWLHMMVTNYESALAKFYRRVYPIAALVILAFEAWAVVIQLGKSGLKTIEYSFILIWIVALAAAVLLMIRKARSHAVIAVLTCVLAVFSVLPIVGYQDLPVTAQVNRLEKILASQGILQDNQLIPSAVQPERAVRESITDAVDYLASASEAKLPSWFDRRLAQSDVFKDKLGFDKTWPEPEDMPGKDNYIATSLMLPAEPVDISGYRWAINMQMESVKQMGNVNGKEYITIDGDKGTYRIYWTYPANNNIPSLKIMKDDRVILEQDMNSYLDQIAAKFPPGKAETYQAALDDMCLKLETPEISVLLVFSNIDISLDPREDRINYWLNLDELYLKEK; encoded by the coding sequence ATGAATGCTTTTACCCGGTCGATTGTTCAGGTTTTTCGTGGGTCAGCGAAGGCCTTTCAAACCTTTCCAGCTGCAATCGCCTGTGCTTTCGGTTTTGCCGTCGTAACGTTGATCAGGATTCAGCTTGACTGGCCGCAACAAGAACCTTATAACTTTCTGTTTAACTGTCTGCATTGGGCCTTTGCAATGGGTGCGGTATTCAGTCTGACCGTAATTACGGCTGCTCAAAGCCGGATCAACCAGAAAAAAGCTTTTCTGGCTGCCAACCTGCTCGGTGTCATGGCCGCAGCTGTAACCTTCCTCGCACTTTACCAGTTTGGAGGAACGACCCCGGAGGGATCCCACTATGCTGTAGTTACAGTCCTGGCTGCTGCCCGGGTGAGTATGGCTATGCTGGTCAGTTTCCTGGTTTTTATCATCCTGGCCGGATATCCCAAAGACCAGTCTGATTTCTCCAGGTCCTTATTCATGACGCAAAAGACCTTCTTTATCGCTATCATTTACGGAGCAGTGATTATGGGCGGGGCTTCCGGCGTGGCAGGTGCTGTCCAGGCCCTATTGTATCACGGCATGAGCAGCAAGGTTTATATGGTTATCGGGACCCTGACCGGTTTTTTGGTCTTTACAATTTTTGTGGGTTATTTTCCGGATTTCCGCAAAGGAGAAGTTGACGAACACCGTGAAGTTGCCCAGAAACAGCCGCGGTTTATTGAAATTCTGTTTGGCAGCATCATGATTCCGATTATCCTGGCGTTGACCGCAGTTCTGCTTCTTTGGGCGGGCAAAACGACTATGAGCGGCATAGGCGCATCGTCTTTCGTCCAGCTTTCCGGCATTGCCTCAGCTTATACCATCGGCGGGATTTGGCTCCATATGATGGTCACGAATTACGAATCCGCACTGGCAAAATTCTATCGCCGCGTTTATCCGATCGCCGCCCTGGTGATTCTCGCCTTCGAAGCCTGGGCAGTCGTGATCCAGCTGGGCAAGTCAGGACTTAAAACGATTGAATATTCCTTCATACTGATCTGGATTGTGGCCTTAGCAGCGGCTGTCCTGCTGATGATACGAAAGGCCAGATCACATGCTGTAATTGCTGTCCTGACTTGTGTGCTTGCGGTATTCTCAGTATTGCCGATTGTCGGTTATCAGGATTTGCCGGTTACTGCTCAGGTGAACCGACTGGAAAAGATACTGGCTAGCCAGGGAATACTACAGGATAACCAGCTGATTCCTTCCGCTGTCCAGCCGGAACGCGCCGTACGCGAATCCATTACCGATGCAGTGGACTATCTGGCCAGTGCCAGTGAGGCAAAGCTGCCGTCCTGGTTTGATCGACGTCTTGCCCAGAGCGATGTCTTCAAAGACAAACTAGGTTTTGATAAAACCTGGCCAGAACCTGAGGATATGCCGGGAAAAGACAATTATATCGCAACATCCCTGATGTTACCGGCCGAACCCGTAGATATCAGCGGTTACCGCTGGGCTATTAATATGCAGATGGAATCTGTAAAGCAGATGGGAAATGTAAATGGGAAGGAATATATCACGATTGACGGCGACAAAGGCACCTATCGCATCTATTGGACGTACCCTGCCAATAACAATATCCCGTCTTTAAAGATTATGAAAGATGACCGTGTGATTCTCGAACAGGATATGAACAGTTATCTCGACCAGATTGCTGCGAAGTTCCCGCCGGGTAAGGCGGAGACCTATCAGGCAGCTTTGGATGATATGTGCCTGAAACTGGAGACACCGGAAATAAGCGTGCTGCTTGTTTTCAGCAATATTGATATCAGCTTGGACCCCCGTGAAGATCGGATCAATTATTGGCTTAACCTTGATGAGTTGTACCTGAAAGAGAAGTAA
- the recJ gene encoding single-stranded-DNA-specific exonuclease RecJ: MENNLWVLSQKTYSGEAFLEKAGLSRSTLSILHNRGYSSRDSVLEFLKPSLLDLHSPFLFKDMEVILQRLAKARTDQEKILIYGDYDADGVTGTALLYKGLISLGYQVVVHIPSREEGYGLHSEAIEKASQNNVSLIITVDCGISAVQEITFAKTCGIDIIVTDHHEPPDELPCAVGILNPKIADSGYPFPHLAGVGVAFKLLQALYARLGYSEAAFGSENDYLDLVALGTIADIVPLVGENRILVKNGLTVMENTRHSGIRAMLEECGLLGKKLKAGQISFIVAPRINAAGRMDTARLALNLLLEETYGDALEMARELSKENNLRQLTEKELLCDAERILAEGPIPNVIVLSSPNWHHGVIGIVASRLVERYKRPVFLIAEEGDTGKGSARGISDYHVLDELKKQADALSKFGGHKQAAGFTVPVDQIPQLREGLNNSFLELGIIFKERFQIDSIISWDELNVQLLEELEQMAPFGAGNPAPVLRTDGLAVQNVSIVGKGREHLKMTLAAAKLKREAMAFKKGQEFDLVKNIDMIDIIYNLELNSYGNVETIQAVVKDFRPSGVGAKQEIACTAEGYSEPELAISGSLPDFETAAFEEKILAPRLSRKMLADFYRNLKSVMDERGFIRWERSAEKPEMQLNIMKIFEELGIISWYGGTGPYLFKLNNIEKTYLQTSLRFRVWSE, encoded by the coding sequence ATGGAAAACAACTTGTGGGTTTTGTCACAAAAAACGTATTCGGGTGAAGCATTTTTAGAAAAGGCGGGACTCTCCCGCAGTACCTTGAGTATTCTTCATAACCGGGGTTATTCTTCGAGAGACAGTGTTTTGGAATTTCTGAAGCCGTCGCTGCTGGACTTGCACTCTCCGTTCTTGTTTAAAGATATGGAGGTCATCTTGCAAAGGCTTGCCAAGGCTAGGACAGATCAGGAAAAGATTTTGATCTACGGGGATTACGATGCCGATGGTGTAACTGGAACAGCCTTACTGTATAAGGGCCTGATCAGTCTTGGGTATCAGGTCGTTGTCCATATCCCGAGCCGGGAAGAAGGCTATGGCCTGCATTCGGAAGCAATCGAAAAAGCAAGCCAAAACAATGTCTCGCTGATTATCACTGTTGACTGCGGAATCTCAGCTGTCCAGGAAATAACCTTTGCTAAAACTTGCGGCATCGACATCATTGTCACGGACCACCATGAACCGCCGGACGAACTGCCTTGCGCAGTTGGAATATTAAATCCCAAAATAGCAGATTCAGGTTATCCGTTTCCGCATTTGGCCGGTGTCGGGGTAGCCTTTAAACTCCTGCAGGCCTTATACGCCCGTTTAGGTTATTCTGAGGCGGCATTTGGCTCGGAGAACGATTATCTTGATTTGGTCGCACTCGGAACGATTGCGGATATTGTCCCACTCGTCGGGGAAAACAGAATCCTTGTCAAAAACGGGCTGACCGTGATGGAAAATACTAGGCACTCCGGGATCAGGGCGATGCTGGAGGAATGCGGCCTTCTCGGCAAGAAGCTTAAGGCAGGTCAGATCTCGTTTATTGTCGCTCCGAGAATCAATGCCGCCGGGAGGATGGATACGGCGAGGCTGGCACTGAACTTACTGCTTGAAGAGACCTATGGTGATGCGTTGGAGATGGCCAGGGAACTTAGCAAGGAAAACAATCTGAGACAGCTTACCGAAAAGGAGCTCCTTTGTGATGCTGAACGCATACTGGCTGAAGGCCCAATACCCAATGTCATTGTCTTGTCCTCACCGAACTGGCATCACGGAGTGATTGGCATTGTCGCTTCGCGACTCGTGGAGCGCTACAAGCGGCCGGTCTTCCTAATTGCCGAGGAAGGAGATACGGGGAAAGGCTCAGCCAGAGGAATCTCGGACTATCATGTTCTCGACGAATTAAAAAAACAAGCGGACGCTTTAAGCAAATTTGGCGGTCATAAGCAGGCGGCCGGATTTACGGTTCCTGTTGACCAGATCCCGCAGCTCCGGGAAGGGCTTAACAACAGTTTTCTTGAACTTGGGATCATCTTTAAGGAACGTTTTCAGATCGATTCTATTATATCGTGGGATGAATTGAATGTTCAGTTATTGGAAGAGCTGGAACAGATGGCTCCGTTTGGGGCAGGAAATCCAGCACCTGTCTTAAGAACGGACGGCCTTGCCGTCCAAAACGTTTCTATTGTCGGTAAAGGCCGGGAACATTTAAAAATGACGCTCGCAGCCGCAAAGCTTAAACGGGAAGCTATGGCGTTTAAAAAGGGACAAGAATTTGATCTGGTCAAAAACATCGATATGATCGATATCATTTATAATCTTGAGCTGAACAGCTACGGTAATGTCGAAACTATCCAGGCCGTCGTCAAGGATTTCCGTCCTTCCGGTGTCGGAGCCAAGCAGGAAATCGCCTGTACGGCTGAGGGATATTCCGAACCGGAGCTGGCCATTAGCGGGAGCCTGCCGGATTTCGAGACTGCCGCCTTCGAAGAAAAGATTCTGGCACCGCGTCTTTCCAGAAAGATGCTGGCGGATTTCTATCGAAACCTTAAGAGCGTAATGGATGAACGCGGTTTTATTCGATGGGAACGGTCTGCGGAAAAACCTGAAATGCAGCTCAACATCATGAAAATATTTGAGGAACTTGGCATCATCAGCTGGTATGGCGGAACAGGCCCGTATTTATTTAAATTAAACAATATCGAGAAAACCTACTTGCAGACTTCTTTGCGTTTCAGAGTCTGGAGCGAATAG
- a CDS encoding MBL fold metallo-hydrolase — MRLTVLGCWGAYPEAGEATSGYLLQTGRHTVLLDCGSGVLANLWKHVSHEQIDAVFISHFHHDHTADLGCLLYASKFAFAFKKRTQPLPVYASNHPGHFEELTFGEYSSGIEIKPDAVLDLDGLKISFAPTVHDAYNLAMKFEYAGKVLVYTGDLGPASDLSRFEGGADLLITESSLYAHETGLFQGHLTSTEAAALARRIDAKALLLTHFPHIGETAKLADEASQYYAGKIYLAKTNLTVEF, encoded by the coding sequence ATGAGGCTAACAGTACTAGGCTGCTGGGGAGCATATCCCGAAGCAGGAGAGGCAACATCAGGGTATCTTTTGCAGACAGGCAGGCATACGGTCCTGTTGGATTGCGGCAGCGGGGTATTGGCAAATTTATGGAAGCATGTTTCCCACGAGCAGATCGACGCGGTTTTTATCTCCCATTTTCACCATGACCATACGGCAGACCTCGGATGCCTTCTGTATGCGAGCAAATTTGCGTTTGCGTTTAAGAAAAGAACGCAGCCGCTTCCTGTTTATGCAAGCAATCATCCGGGACATTTTGAGGAATTGACCTTCGGTGAATACAGCAGCGGTATAGAAATAAAGCCGGATGCGGTTCTCGATCTTGACGGCTTAAAAATATCCTTTGCTCCAACCGTCCATGATGCCTACAACCTGGCAATGAAGTTTGAATATGCCGGCAAAGTCCTGGTCTATACCGGTGATCTTGGGCCTGCATCTGATTTAAGCCGGTTTGAGGGCGGAGCAGATCTGTTGATTACTGAATCAAGCCTGTATGCCCATGAAACCGGCTTATTCCAGGGGCATCTGACCTCTACCGAAGCTGCGGCCCTGGCCAGACGTATCGACGCAAAAGCACTTCTTCTGACCCATTTCCCACATATTGGTGAAACAGCAAAGTTGGCAGATGAAGCTTCCCAGTATTATGCCGGCAAAATTTATCTGGCGAAAACCAATCTTACAGTAGAATTTTAA
- the secF gene encoding protein translocase subunit SecF has protein sequence MADKYKDKKALKNTAPVVTPAASEASYDDVKHEHRLYFNIVKKRYIWFVLSLILLIPGIISLFTQGLNLSIDYKGGSMFDIQFNEKVTQEEINQAMESVGLTGTVQLADGDTSAIVRTDALDQAKRDELLDAIQKQAGSFDMKNVEEQLVQPAIGNELKSGAMKSLAVASVLILIYVSFRFRFVYALSGVIALLHDIVITLGLFSLFQWEIDAAFIAAILTIFGYSINDTVVIYDRIRENERRMKKKDSFEDMVDKSVWQTMGRSVKTVCTVLIALLAIFLLGGESTRSFSLAMIIGVFFGAYSSICIASQLVVEIKKRTSGDNKKDNPVES, from the coding sequence GTGGCTGACAAATATAAAGATAAAAAAGCACTCAAAAATACGGCCCCAGTCGTTACCCCTGCCGCCAGTGAGGCCAGTTATGATGATGTCAAACATGAACATAGACTGTATTTTAATATTGTAAAAAAACGCTATATCTGGTTTGTCTTATCTTTGATTCTTCTGATTCCTGGTATTATTTCGCTTTTCACGCAGGGGCTGAATCTGAGCATCGACTATAAAGGCGGTTCGATGTTCGATATTCAGTTTAACGAGAAGGTAACACAGGAAGAGATCAACCAGGCGATGGAATCCGTCGGGCTTACTGGAACGGTACAACTGGCTGATGGAGACACATCGGCCATCGTCAGAACGGATGCCTTAGATCAAGCCAAAAGAGATGAGCTTCTAGATGCTATTCAGAAACAGGCTGGTTCGTTCGATATGAAAAATGTAGAAGAACAGCTTGTTCAGCCTGCTATCGGCAATGAACTGAAATCGGGAGCGATGAAGTCGCTGGCTGTTGCGTCTGTTTTGATCCTGATTTATGTATCGTTTCGTTTCCGCTTTGTGTATGCATTGTCCGGTGTTATTGCACTTCTACATGATATTGTTATTACGCTGGGCCTATTCTCGTTATTCCAGTGGGAAATTGATGCAGCGTTTATCGCGGCGATTCTCACCATTTTTGGTTATTCGATTAATGATACCGTTGTCATCTATGACCGTATCAGAGAGAATGAAAGACGCATGAAAAAGAAAGACAGCTTCGAGGATATGGTGGACAAATCTGTCTGGCAGACGATGGGTCGTTCCGTAAAGACTGTCTGCACCGTACTGATCGCACTGCTTGCGATATTCCTCCTGGGCGGAGAATCGACCAGATCATTCTCCCTGGCAATGATTATCGGTGTATTCTTCGGTGCCTATTCATCCATTTGCATTGCCAGCCAGCTTGTCGTTGAGATCAAAAAGAGAACAAGCGGAGACAATAAGAAAGATAATCCGGTCGAAAGCTAA
- a CDS encoding LapA family protein, producing the protein MVILLVSIIIALIVVIFAVQNAAVVPIHFLFWTADLPLVLVIFCSVFAGALLMFCLALRRELKCRKETKVNKRFTSKRAPASDADPIDIPQRDSQNKDSQTVAKENTDGASEYQK; encoded by the coding sequence ATGGTCATTTTGTTAGTTTCAATCATTATTGCGCTCATTGTGGTGATTTTTGCGGTTCAAAATGCAGCAGTTGTTCCAATCCATTTCTTATTCTGGACAGCAGATTTGCCGCTGGTTCTCGTTATTTTCTGTTCGGTCTTTGCCGGTGCCTTACTGATGTTCTGCCTTGCACTCCGCCGGGAATTGAAGTGCAGGAAAGAAACCAAAGTCAATAAACGATTTACCAGCAAAAGGGCTCCAGCTTCGGATGCTGATCCGATTGATATACCGCAGAGGGATAGTCAGAATAAAGACAGTCAAACTGTTGCCAAAGAAAATACTGATGGCGCTTCTGAATATCAGAAATAG
- the ilvB gene encoding biosynthetic-type acetolactate synthase large subunit — translation MKMTGAQAIIECLKKEDVQVVFGYPGGSVLTLYDALYMSGFPHVLPRHEQGAIHAADGYARATGKVGVCMATSGPGATNLITGIATAYMDSVPLVLITGQVAVPFLGRDSFQEADIRGITTPITKHNYLVRDVRDLPKTVKEAFYIARTGRPGPVLIDIPKNIFAEEIDFEYPAEVNLRGYTPICEGDSQTMNAVFDELKLAKKPLFFVGGGLNLSDTSEIMQKIIAYTGMPTVSSLMGLGCISSDDPHFFGMIGMHGTYAGNMSTTETDLLIGIGVRFDDRVTGRLDQFASNAKIVHFDIDPAEINKNVRANIRVIGDLRWTLEKFYQKLQEKPAQEWQDQFKPWLKKLSGWKKEKPLTYKKDTDEILPQPVIEKICEITEGNAVIVTDVGQNQMWTAQFYGFKHPRSLLTSGGLGTMGYGLPASMGAQVGEPNKKVICICGDGGFMMNCQELMTIADLNLPVKVMILNNQSLGMVAQWQREFYNSHYAHSCMRTKADFVEIAKAMGVPAVRLDKKEEIEAVLKKAIFSEGPFLVDIRIPEEEDVLPMVPTGAGLNQMILGG, via the coding sequence ATGAAAATGACCGGAGCACAAGCAATCATTGAATGTCTTAAAAAGGAAGATGTACAAGTCGTTTTTGGCTATCCCGGCGGATCGGTCTTAACTTTGTATGATGCGCTGTATATGTCCGGATTTCCTCATGTTCTGCCAAGACATGAACAGGGCGCAATCCATGCTGCCGACGGCTATGCCAGGGCAACCGGCAAGGTCGGTGTGTGTATGGCGACTTCCGGCCCCGGGGCCACGAATCTTATCACTGGAATTGCGACAGCTTATATGGATTCTGTCCCGCTGGTGCTGATTACCGGTCAGGTTGCCGTACCTTTTTTAGGGCGGGATTCCTTTCAAGAAGCGGATATCCGCGGGATTACAACCCCGATTACCAAACATAATTATCTGGTTAGGGATGTCAGGGATTTGCCGAAGACCGTGAAAGAAGCTTTTTATATTGCACGTACGGGCCGTCCGGGTCCTGTTTTAATTGATATTCCGAAAAATATCTTTGCGGAAGAAATAGATTTTGAGTATCCCGCAGAGGTTAATCTAAGAGGCTATACCCCGATCTGCGAGGGAGACAGCCAGACGATGAATGCCGTATTTGACGAGCTTAAACTCGCCAAAAAGCCTTTATTTTTTGTCGGGGGCGGTCTGAATCTGTCGGACACTTCTGAAATCATGCAAAAAATAATAGCCTATACCGGGATGCCAACTGTCTCGAGCCTGATGGGGCTGGGCTGCATCTCGAGTGATGATCCTCATTTTTTTGGCATGATTGGGATGCACGGCACGTATGCCGGGAATATGTCCACCACCGAGACCGACCTGCTGATTGGAATTGGCGTGCGTTTTGATGACCGGGTCACAGGACGGCTGGATCAGTTTGCTTCTAACGCTAAAATCGTGCATTTTGATATTGATCCGGCTGAAATCAATAAAAATGTCCGGGCAAATATCCGGGTGATTGGCGATCTGCGTTGGACACTCGAGAAGTTCTATCAAAAACTGCAGGAGAAACCCGCCCAAGAATGGCAGGATCAGTTTAAACCGTGGCTGAAAAAGCTGTCTGGCTGGAAAAAGGAAAAGCCGCTCACGTATAAAAAAGATACGGATGAAATACTGCCGCAGCCTGTGATTGAAAAGATCTGTGAAATCACAGAAGGAAATGCAGTTATTGTTACGGATGTAGGACAAAATCAAATGTGGACCGCCCAGTTCTACGGTTTTAAACACCCAAGGTCGCTGCTGACTTCCGGAGGACTTGGAACGATGGGTTACGGCCTTCCGGCTTCCATGGGAGCCCAGGTCGGGGAACCAAATAAGAAGGTCATTTGCATATGCGGCGATGGAGGCTTTATGATGAATTGCCAGGAGCTGATGACGATTGCCGACTTAAATTTGCCTGTCAAAGTCATGATCTTGAATAACCAATCTTTGGGAATGGTTGCCCAATGGCAGCGGGAATTTTACAACAGCCATTATGCACATTCCTGTATGAGAACGAAAGCAGATTTCGTCGAGATCGCCAAAGCGATGGGCGTTCCTGCCGTCCGTCTTGATAAGAAAGAAGAAATTGAAGCTGTACTAAAAAAAGCAATCTTCTCGGAAGGCCCATTCCTGGTAGATATCCGCATTCCTGAAGAAGAGGATGTTTTGCCGATGGTTCCGACCGGGGCCGGTCTAAACCAAATGATATTGGGGGGCTGA
- the ilvN gene encoding acetolactate synthase small subunit yields the protein MKHTLVVLVENKPGVLTHVSGLISRRNFNIESINAGYTEEADMSRITIVVDADDEYELEQVVNQLSKLINVIKIIDLTGKDRVHRDLALIKVKASPENRAEIVNLAEIFRAHIVDVNKETMIIELTGEDVKIDAICELLDDYGIIEIVRTGKIAICRGPKAAKDV from the coding sequence ATGAAACATACCTTAGTCGTATTGGTGGAAAATAAACCGGGTGTTTTGACCCATGTTTCCGGGTTGATCAGTCGGAGGAATTTTAATATTGAAAGCATTAACGCCGGCTATACCGAGGAAGCCGACATGTCCAGAATCACCATTGTGGTTGATGCCGATGATGAATATGAATTGGAACAGGTTGTCAATCAGCTCTCCAAGCTGATTAATGTGATCAAAATCATTGATCTTACAGGAAAGGACAGGGTACACAGAGACCTGGCCTTAATCAAGGTGAAGGCTTCGCCGGAAAACAGGGCGGAAATTGTAAACCTCGCCGAAATTTTCCGGGCCCATATTGTCGATGTCAATAAAGAGACCATGATCATTGAGCTGACCGGTGAAGATGTCAAAATTGATGCGATTTGCGAACTGCTTGATGACTACGGAATCATCGAAATTGTCAGGACCGGCAAGATAGCGATTTGCCGGGGACCCAAGGCTGCCAAAGATGTCTAA